The following proteins come from a genomic window of Gimesia chilikensis:
- a CDS encoding MFS transporter, giving the protein MDSSADSFSLNDSRPTRVRYLVLAGLSSGFLLAYLPRAGLAPLATTIQQDLSLDDLQMGRVLAAFYAGYFLFQIPGGILGQKLGNRLALPLLQLTAGIANLLTALAASFGLIWFSRLLLGLAQAGMVPCSAQVIKNWIPEAKRGTASSLMGSFMSVGSIIATGVTAALVDPLGWRLPLVLFSLFSVCWMLLFFLLFRDRPQDHPKTNHAEVELINAADRNTVSENKATSSPPIRQLFIRMVSNASLWLFCLQSVFRAFGYAFFITWFPAYLQQSSGASVQKAGLLAMLPLTSIVLGTLAGGRLIDLIYQWTGNKYFSRSLLSAGSALICAVCILLASQVPAEDAVYLISCGTFLSGMGNPAIWVTSMDLGGRHTSVIIAIVNMAGVVGGYLSPIAVGALFTYIKEMPVPEWNLVLYLFAGIYLGATLSWALINPRNSLSEN; this is encoded by the coding sequence ATGGATTCTTCAGCAGACAGCTTCTCCCTGAATGATTCCAGGCCAACCCGGGTGCGTTATCTGGTACTGGCTGGTTTAAGCAGTGGTTTTCTACTGGCCTATCTGCCACGCGCGGGACTGGCTCCTCTGGCGACTACGATTCAGCAGGATCTCAGTCTGGATGATCTGCAGATGGGACGCGTGCTGGCTGCTTTTTATGCTGGTTATTTCCTGTTTCAGATTCCGGGAGGCATACTGGGACAAAAGCTGGGAAATCGGCTGGCGTTACCTTTGCTCCAGTTGACAGCAGGCATTGCGAATCTGTTAACGGCCCTGGCAGCTTCATTCGGACTGATCTGGTTTTCACGTCTGTTACTGGGACTGGCACAGGCCGGTATGGTTCCCTGTTCGGCACAAGTGATTAAGAACTGGATTCCCGAAGCGAAACGCGGAACAGCCAGTTCTCTGATGGGCAGTTTTATGTCCGTGGGGAGTATCATCGCCACAGGGGTGACTGCCGCATTGGTCGACCCGTTGGGCTGGCGTCTGCCCCTGGTATTGTTCAGTCTGTTCTCTGTCTGTTGGATGTTACTCTTTTTCCTGTTGTTCCGCGATCGTCCCCAGGACCACCCAAAGACGAATCATGCTGAAGTGGAACTGATTAACGCAGCGGACAGGAATACCGTCTCAGAAAATAAGGCAACAAGCTCGCCGCCGATTCGTCAGTTATTCATACGAATGGTCTCTAATGCGAGTCTCTGGCTGTTCTGTCTGCAGTCCGTCTTCCGGGCGTTTGGATACGCATTTTTCATTACCTGGTTTCCCGCTTACCTGCAGCAGTCCAGTGGCGCATCTGTGCAGAAAGCAGGACTGCTGGCGATGCTGCCACTGACAAGTATCGTGTTGGGGACCCTGGCGGGAGGCCGTCTGATCGATCTGATTTATCAATGGACGGGCAATAAATACTTCAGCCGTTCGCTGCTCAGTGCCGGATCCGCGCTGATCTGTGCAGTCTGTATTCTACTGGCCAGTCAGGTCCCTGCTGAAGATGCCGTCTACCTGATTTCCTGTGGAACGTTTCTTTCCGGCATGGGGAATCCGGCGATTTGGGTAACATCGATGGATCTGGGAGGCAGACATACATCGGTCATTATCGCGATTGTGAATATGGCAGGCGTCGTGGGCGGTTATCTCTCACCCATCGCCGTGGGCGCCTTATTCACCTATATCAAAGAAATGCCGGTACCGGAGTGGAATCTGGTACTTTACCTCTTTGCTGGAATCTATCTGGGCGCAACCTTGAGCTGGGCATTGATCAATCCCCGTAATTCCCTGTCTGAAAACTGA
- a CDS encoding sulfatase-like hydrolase/transferase: protein MIGKFKSLLLLTALLLLSLGKSEAAERPNIVFFFADDQTTSTVGCYGNQVIQTPNIDELAKRGTRFEKAYVSQAICWVSRTTILTGLTGRSYGTPANPEQARPDAVQTLYTDLLREQGYRTGFYGKWHAKMPKDFKREAHFDEFEAISRNPYYKKQPDGSLRHETELIVDRGIDFVKSQPKGKPFALNLWFNACHAEDSDRRPGIGHFPWPRTVDGMYEDIEIAPPRLGDPEIFNAQPNFLQTTINRERYFWRWNTPQKYQTNMRAYYRMVSGIDGAIGRFLKALEEAGLADNTIIVYSADNGYYMANRGFAGKWSHYENALQVPLIVMDPRVPKEEQGKVTDALALNLDLPATFLDWAGVDVPKRYQGQSLQPVVKGAKPADWRTETFHEHFAVRNRIPAFEGIRDGNLKYVRYFDHDNYEYLHDLESDPDELVNLVGNPRYAEQLQALRDRTTERVKELGGPLDPLRGGFRDSTVPYPVASAAVGARADNDGFVSVFDGKTLRHWTGDPQYWSVEAGALTGKTDGSLKMNRFITWKDSTIRNFDLRVKVKVTEGGNSGIQYRGTSRPDLGLDIVTGYQCDVVANNPNYNGMLYEEKGRRILSHTGEKVIIASDGQPWVVGKMPVKTFAPDEWHDFRVLVRGNHHEHWIDGHKTADLIDLDPKGRALEGVLAVQVHVGPKMKIQYKDFKIKHLPDDLPLEQAEDHPISADAYGVRPQGRLPKNWKPPIYGKQ from the coding sequence ATGATTGGGAAATTCAAAAGTTTACTTCTGCTGACTGCTCTGCTTTTACTCTCCTTGGGAAAATCGGAAGCAGCAGAGCGACCAAACATTGTTTTTTTCTTCGCCGATGATCAAACCACCAGCACGGTTGGCTGTTATGGTAATCAGGTAATCCAGACGCCCAACATCGATGAACTCGCTAAACGGGGCACTCGTTTTGAAAAAGCATACGTGAGCCAGGCAATCTGCTGGGTCAGTCGGACCACAATTCTGACCGGATTAACGGGACGCAGTTACGGAACTCCCGCTAATCCGGAACAGGCACGACCCGACGCGGTACAGACGCTGTATACAGATCTGCTCAGAGAGCAGGGGTATCGAACCGGTTTCTATGGGAAATGGCATGCGAAGATGCCGAAAGATTTCAAGCGGGAAGCGCACTTCGATGAGTTCGAAGCGATCAGCCGCAATCCATACTACAAGAAGCAACCGGATGGCAGCCTGCGGCATGAGACCGAATTAATCGTTGATCGCGGAATCGATTTCGTCAAATCGCAGCCCAAGGGGAAACCATTCGCCTTAAACCTGTGGTTCAATGCCTGTCACGCAGAAGACAGCGACCGACGTCCCGGAATTGGACACTTTCCCTGGCCGCGGACTGTCGATGGTATGTATGAAGACATTGAAATCGCGCCACCTCGTCTGGGAGATCCTGAGATCTTCAATGCACAACCGAATTTCCTGCAGACCACGATCAATCGGGAACGTTATTTCTGGCGCTGGAATACGCCTCAGAAATATCAGACAAACATGCGGGCTTACTACCGCATGGTCAGCGGTATCGACGGAGCAATCGGTCGGTTCCTGAAAGCACTGGAAGAAGCCGGGCTCGCTGATAACACAATCATCGTGTATTCGGCTGATAACGGCTACTACATGGCCAATCGCGGTTTTGCCGGAAAGTGGTCACACTATGAGAATGCACTCCAGGTACCACTGATTGTCATGGATCCCCGTGTTCCGAAAGAAGAACAGGGCAAAGTGACTGACGCACTGGCGCTGAATCTTGACCTGCCTGCAACGTTTCTGGACTGGGCTGGCGTGGACGTTCCGAAACGGTACCAGGGACAGAGTCTCCAGCCCGTCGTGAAGGGAGCGAAACCAGCCGACTGGCGGACTGAAACATTCCATGAACACTTCGCAGTACGCAATCGCATTCCGGCCTTCGAAGGAATTCGTGACGGAAACCTGAAATACGTGCGTTACTTTGATCATGATAACTACGAGTATTTGCACGATCTGGAGTCAGATCCAGATGAACTGGTCAACCTGGTGGGAAATCCCAGGTATGCAGAGCAGCTTCAGGCGCTCAGAGATCGCACGACAGAGCGAGTTAAAGAACTGGGAGGCCCTTTGGATCCACTGCGCGGTGGATTCCGAGATTCCACGGTTCCGTATCCGGTCGCTTCTGCAGCCGTTGGCGCCCGCGCGGACAACGATGGTTTTGTCAGTGTCTTCGACGGCAAAACCCTACGGCACTGGACCGGCGATCCACAATACTGGTCTGTTGAAGCAGGGGCTCTGACGGGGAAAACGGATGGTTCTCTGAAGATGAATCGTTTCATTACCTGGAAAGATTCCACAATTCGTAACTTTGACTTACGAGTCAAAGTGAAAGTGACAGAAGGGGGCAACAGCGGGATTCAGTATAGGGGAACCTCTCGCCCCGATCTCGGACTGGATATCGTAACCGGCTATCAATGTGATGTGGTGGCCAATAATCCGAATTACAATGGTATGCTGTATGAGGAGAAGGGACGTCGAATTCTCTCGCACACCGGTGAGAAAGTCATCATCGCATCCGATGGTCAGCCCTGGGTGGTTGGTAAGATGCCCGTCAAAACATTCGCCCCTGACGAATGGCATGATTTCCGGGTGCTGGTGCGTGGCAATCATCATGAACACTGGATTGACGGTCACAAGACTGCGGACCTGATCGACCTCGATCCCAAAGGTCGGGCACTGGAAGGTGTGCTGGCCGTTCAGGTACACGTTGGACCGAAGATGAAAATTCAATACAAGGATTTCAAAATCAAGCATCTGCCAGACGATCTGCCTTTAGAACAGGCTGAGGATCATCCGATTTCTGCAGATGCTTACGGTGTTCGTCCCCAGGGACGCCTGCCCAAAAACTGGAAGCCGCCGATTTACGGCAAACAGTAA